The genomic segment CACCGTAAAAAGTCCCCATCGGTTGGGGTATTTGCTCCTATATATGCGCTATAATTCTACAACATTTGGGGGAATTTGGCGATAGAAAAAGACGTACCCAAATGAGGTTCATTTTGTATACCTGATTTGGCATGGCGCGATGCCGTCCGATTACCAACAGTGGTCGTCAGTATCAGGAAAAATTGATAGCGAATTGCCGAAGAAATAGAATTCAGCGAGCCGCCTCCAATGCTTATGATGAATTTATCATCATCGCAAAGGAGGCGTCGCCATATGCGGACTGCGCGCCGGCAACGGCTTTATCCCCACAACCGTACGGCCTATTTGTTTTTGCTGCCATGGCTGATCGGTCTATTCTGCCTGACGCTCGGGCCGATGCTCGGCTCGCTGTATCTGTCGCTGACGAAGTACAATCTGCTCAGCGCGCCCGAGTGGATCGGCTTCGCCAATTTCAAAACCATTTTTACGGACGACTCGACCTTCACCGGATCGCTGAAGCTGACGTTCAAATACGTCATCCTGTCGGTCCCGCTGCGCCTGATCTTCGCGCTGTTCGTGGCCATGGCGCTGAACAAGGGAATCAAGGCGCTTGGCATCTACCGCACCGTCTACTACATTCCGTCCCTGCTCGGCGGCAGCGTCGCCATCTCGATCGTCTGGCGCCAGATCTTCGACACCGACGGTCTGATTAACGGCTTCCTCGGCTGGTTCGGCATCCACGGCCCCGCCTGGATCGCTCACCCCGATTATCTGATCTACCCGATCGTGTCGCTGTCGATCTGGCAGTTCGGCTCCGCGATGGTCATCTTCCTGGCGGGGCTCAAGCAGATACCGGCCGACCTGTACGAGGCCTCGCAGGTAGACGGCGCGGGCAAGGTCCGCCAGTTTTTCAAAATCTCGCTGCCGATGTTGACGCCCGTCATTTTTTTCAACCTGATCATGAGCATCATCAATTCTTTCCAGGCATTCACGCCGGCCTACGTCATCGGCGACGGACACGGGGGACCCCTCGACGCATCGATGTTCTATACGCTGTACCTGTACCTGAAGGGCTTTTCTTACTTCGATATGGGATATGCCAGCGCGTTGGCCTGGATCATGCTCGTCATCATCGCCGTCTTCACCGGCATCATCTTCGCCACGTCCCGGTTTTGGGTGTTCTACGGCGACGGCAAGGAAGGGAGGTAATCGGGCATGCTGACGTTTAGACGCTATTCCGGCAGCGGGCTGCGGCATCTGCTTATCATCGCGATCGGCCTCGCGATGCTCTACCCGGTGCTGTGGCTGCTCGCAAGCTCGTTCAAGCCGAATCAGGACATCTTCACGGATACCGGCCTCTGGCCGAGCACATGGACGCTGGACAACTACCGCAACGGGTGGAGAGGCTTCCAGGGCATCACGTTCGCCCGCTTCTTCGGCAACTCGGCGCTGGTGTCCGTGCTGGCCGTGCTTGGCAACATCATTACGTGCTCGTTCGCGGCCTATGCGTTCGCGCGGCTCGAGTTCCGGTTCAAAAAAATCTGGTTCGCCATGATGCTGGTAACGATCATGCTGCCGTACCACGTGACGCTCGTGCCGCAGTACATCATTTTCAGCGAGCTGCACTGGATCAACACGTACCTGCCGCTGTTTTTGCCGAAGTGGCTGGCGCACGATTCGTTTTTTATTCTTCTCATGGTCCAATTCATCCGCGGCATCCCGAAGGAGCTCGACGAGAGCGCGACGATCGACGGCTGCAGCCAGCAAAAGCTGTACTTCCGCATCATCATGCCGCTGCTGTTGCCCGCGCTCATTACGACCGCGATTTTCACCTTCATCTGGACGTGGGACGACTTTTTCAGCCAAATGATCTACCTGAGCGATATCAAGCTGTTCACCGTGCAGCTCGGCATCCGGGCGCTGTTCGATCCGTCGGGCACCTCGGACTGGGGGGCGCTGATGGCCATTTCCGTGCTGTCGCTCATACCGATCACGCTCATCTTCCTCGTCTTCCAGCGATACTTCCTGGACGGCATCGCGACGACGGGACTAAAGTGAACGAAGCGAGCCGCTGCGGGGCCGCCTGAAAAAATTGATAGCGAACAGCCGAAGGAATGACATTCAAGCGGCCGGCGAATCCAAGTAGGATGAGCATTGTAAACGCTTCTCATCTCAATAACGATTAGGGGAGAGCTCACGATGAAAAAAAGATGGCTTCCGATCGCAGTGACCGCCATGGCGGTCGCGCTCAGCGCATGCGGCAATTCCGGCGGCGCAGGTGCAGGAAATAACGCGGCAGGATCAAGCTCGCCGGCAGGCTCGAGCAATGCGGGCGGCGCCGGCGGAGACCAAAAGCAGGTCGAGCTTCGCATGATGTGGTGGGGCGACCAGAAGCGCGCCGACCTGACGAACAAGGCGATCGAGCTGTTCGAGCAGAAAAATCCGGGCATTACGATCACCGGCGAATTCGGGCCTTCGGACGGCTATTTCGACAAGCTGAACACCCAGCTCGCTTCCGGCACCGCGCCGGACATTTTCTTCCTGGGGGGCAACGTGGTCGATTACGCCAACAAAGGCGTTCTGCTCGATCTGGGATCGTACAAGGACAAGGAACTGAACCTGTCCGACATGGACACGACGATGGTGGAGTACGGCACGATCGGCGGCAAGCTGGTGCACATCTCCGCCGGCGCGAACGCCCGCGGCATCGTCATCAACAAGACGATGTTCGAGAAGGGCGGCGTCGAAGTGCCGCAGGACGGCTGGAACTGGGACGACTACTCCCGCATCAGCAAGGAAATTTCCGACAAGCTGGGCAAAGGCTACTACGGCACCTACAACTTCACGACAGACAGCCTGGACATTTACCTGAAGCAGAACGGCAAGCAGCTGTACGACATGGCGAACAACAAGCTGGGCTTCGAGGAGGCCGATCTGCTGCCGTGGTTCCAGTTCTGGGATAAAGCTTCCAAAGCCGGCGGCGTCGTGACGCCTGACCTGCAGGTGTCCAATCCGCCGACCGACGCCAGCAAGTCGCTGATCCTCACCGGCAAGGTCGCGATGACGCTGCTCCCGTCCAACATGCTGGCTTCGTTCCAAAGCACGACGAAGGACGAACTGACGATGGTGCAGGTGCCTCGCGGTCCGAAGGGAACGGGCGTCGTCTTCGAATCGAGCCAGGGCATCTCGGGCTACGGAAAGACGGAGCATCCGGCGGAAGTAGCCAAGTTCATGAACTTCTGGATCAACGATCCCGAGGCGGCGAAAATTCTCGGCAGCAACCGCGGCGTGCCGGTAACGGCTTCGAGCCGCGCGGCGCTGGAAGCGGACGCAACCGCGGCCGACAAGATCGTATACGACTTCACGAGCCGGGTCTCCGAGGCGAACAAGAAGGAACCGTTCGCGATCAGCTACAACCCCCCGGGCAACGCGGAGTTCATCAAGCTGTCGGACAACACGGTGCAGAAGATCGGCTTCGGTAAGGAAAGCGTAGAGAAGGCGGTCGCCGAGTTCTATAGCGGCACGGTCAAGATTTTCAACAGCAACAACGATTCCTAAATGGCGAAAACGCGTCAGGGTGGCGAGGACAGCGGCGCCCAACGTGACGCACGGTCCCCCGGGATCGCGGGAACGGCCTCGCCGCCGTCGCCGCTTCCCGGGGGATTTTATTCGGAGGAGAAAGGGGCGAAGCCGAGATGGTCATGCAAGCGAAGCAATTGCTCGACAAGCTAAGGAGACTGCGCCAGGGGACCGGCGACAAGCGGCAGCGCCTCATTCCCGATGCGCTGCGGCGCTCTGGCGTCGGGTTCGCGGCTTCGGACGGACGGCTCGAAGGCGTCTACTACCGGGCGATGCGCCAACTCATGGAATGCATCAAGCCGACGGGCGGCGGCGATCCGATCCTGCAGGAAGGCGGCATCTATTACGGCTGTTGGCTGGAAAGCACGGGAACGATCAATGCGGAGCTGCTCTCCCGTTTCCTGCCGGAGGTGTCGGAGGCGACCTACCTGTCGTTCGCGCGGCATCAGCGCGCGGACGGCTTGTTTCCCTACAAGGTGACGGACAACGGTCCGTCTTTCCGGCAGATCCAGCTCGTCACGCCGCTCGCCCGCAGCGTATGGAACCATTTCGCGCTTCATGGCGGAGATCCCGCGTTCTTGCGCGATATGTACGATGCCATGGTCCGTTATGACGGCTGGCTTGCCGCGAACCGCGACACGCGCGGGACCGGCTGCGTAGAGGCGTTCAGCGCCTTCGATACGGGGCACGATCTGTCGCCGCGCTTTTGGCATGCGCCGGATGCGCCTTACCAGGGCGACGCCTCTCGGTGGGATCCGGACTCGCCGGTGCTGCCTTTTCTCGCGCCCGACTTGACGGCCAACGTCTACTGCCAGCGGCTGTACTTGGCTCGCATCGCGGAGGCGCTAGGCGAATCGGGGGACGAATGGCGGGAGAAGGCAGGCGCGAGCTTGCAGAGCTTGTTCCGGGCGTGCTTCGACGAAGCCGATCACTTCTTCTACGATCGCGACCGGCATGGGCGGCTGGTGCGGGTGCAGTCCGATATCCTGCTCCGCGTGATGGCGTGCGAAGTCGGCGACCGGGCTTTCTTCGATGAAATGCTGAAGCGTTATCTGCTGAACACGAGGAAGTTTTTCGCCAAATATCCGTTCACCTCGATTGCGATGGACGACCCGCGGTTCGATCCCTTTTCCAATTACAACAGCTGGGCCGGACCGTCGAACTATCTCAGCCTGATCCGCGCGCCGCATGCATTCGAGCATCATGGCCGCCATGTGGAGCTGACCTGGGCAATGCAGCCGATTCTGTCGTCCTTCGCGCGCGCGCCGCGGTTCGGGCAGACGGTGAGCCCCTGGACAGGGGAGATCGGCTTCACCGAAGCCTATTCGCCTTCGATTCTGTGTATGCTCGACTACGTGGAACGGCTCTGCGGCATCCTGCCGACGCCCGAAGGCGAGCTCTGGTTCACGGGGCTGATGCCCGACGCCAGAGATCACGGGGAAGAGACGACGGGGGAAACGGCTTACAGCCGGACGGTGGACGGCGTCGTCTACGAATTGGTCAACACCCGCGAGGCTTCGCATGTATTCCGCGACGAGCGGCAGTGGATCACCTTCCCTTCGGGCATTCGCGCGATCACGGACCGTACGGGCCGGCTCACCGGGCTGCTCGGCATGAGCGCACGCGCGGTCACGGGCGAGCTGCAGTGGGACGGGCGTACCGTGCCCTTCAGCGTCCAGGGCAACGAGCTGCTCGCCTATGCGGACGAAAGCTTCGAACGCGTGCTCAATATCGGACTTGTGTATCCGACATACGAATAAGGAGGTGCGGTCTTGCTGAAATCCGTTTTGAAAAGCAAAGACATTCAGATTCGCGATCCGTTCGTGCTTCCCTTGGAGGAAGAGGGCAAGTACTATTTGTTCGGCAGCACCGACAAAAATATTTGGGGACCGGGAACCGGCTTTGACGCGTATGTCAGCGATGATCTTTCTAATTGGGAGGGGCCGCATCCGGTATTTCGTCCGCCGGCGGACTTCTTCGCCGAGGCGAACTTCTGGGCGCCGGAGGTGTACGCGTACGGGGGGCGCTATTATATGTTCGCCACGTTCCGGCGCAAGGACAACGACCGGCTCGGCACGGCGGTGCTCGCCGCGGATCTGCCGCTGGGTCCGTTTGAGCCGGTGAGCGCCGGGCCCGTTACGCCTGAAGCCTGGAGCTCGCTGGACGGCAGCCTGTTCGTCGACGACGCGGGAGCGCCATGGATGGTGTTCTGCCACGAGTGGCAGCAGATCGGTGACGGGGACATCTGCGCGGTTCGGCTGGCGCCTGACTTGTCGTGCGCGGCAGGCGAGCCGGTCACGCTGTTTCGCGCTTCGCAGGCGCCATGGACGACGCCGTACGAGTCGCCGCGCTATCCGGATGCA from the Cohnella hashimotonis genome contains:
- a CDS encoding glycoside hydrolase family 43 protein produces the protein MLKSVLKSKDIQIRDPFVLPLEEEGKYYLFGSTDKNIWGPGTGFDAYVSDDLSNWEGPHPVFRPPADFFAEANFWAPEVYAYGGRYYMFATFRRKDNDRLGTAVLAADLPLGPFEPVSAGPVTPEAWSSLDGSLFVDDAGAPWMVFCHEWQQIGDGDICAVRLAPDLSCAAGEPVTLFRASQAPWTTPYESPRYPDAINYVTDGPYLFRGEEGVLYMLWASFIDNTYALGVAKSESGGLLGPWTHQPEALYRDDGGHGMVFRLFDGRRALAIHAPNRTPEERPLFLEIAERDGRMVIAGPLLG
- a CDS encoding carbohydrate ABC transporter permease, with product MRTARRQRLYPHNRTAYLFLLPWLIGLFCLTLGPMLGSLYLSLTKYNLLSAPEWIGFANFKTIFTDDSTFTGSLKLTFKYVILSVPLRLIFALFVAMALNKGIKALGIYRTVYYIPSLLGGSVAISIVWRQIFDTDGLINGFLGWFGIHGPAWIAHPDYLIYPIVSLSIWQFGSAMVIFLAGLKQIPADLYEASQVDGAGKVRQFFKISLPMLTPVIFFNLIMSIINSFQAFTPAYVIGDGHGGPLDASMFYTLYLYLKGFSYFDMGYASALAWIMLVIIAVFTGIIFATSRFWVFYGDGKEGR
- a CDS encoding MGH1-like glycoside hydrolase domain-containing protein, yielding MVMQAKQLLDKLRRLRQGTGDKRQRLIPDALRRSGVGFAASDGRLEGVYYRAMRQLMECIKPTGGGDPILQEGGIYYGCWLESTGTINAELLSRFLPEVSEATYLSFARHQRADGLFPYKVTDNGPSFRQIQLVTPLARSVWNHFALHGGDPAFLRDMYDAMVRYDGWLAANRDTRGTGCVEAFSAFDTGHDLSPRFWHAPDAPYQGDASRWDPDSPVLPFLAPDLTANVYCQRLYLARIAEALGESGDEWREKAGASLQSLFRACFDEADHFFYDRDRHGRLVRVQSDILLRVMACEVGDRAFFDEMLKRYLLNTRKFFAKYPFTSIAMDDPRFDPFSNYNSWAGPSNYLSLIRAPHAFEHHGRHVELTWAMQPILSSFARAPRFGQTVSPWTGEIGFTEAYSPSILCMLDYVERLCGILPTPEGELWFTGLMPDARDHGEETTGETAYSRTVDGVVYELVNTREASHVFRDERQWITFPSGIRAITDRTGRLTGLLGMSARAVTGELQWDGRTVPFSVQGNELLAYADESFERVLNIGLVYPTYE
- a CDS encoding ABC transporter substrate-binding protein; translated protein: MKKRWLPIAVTAMAVALSACGNSGGAGAGNNAAGSSSPAGSSNAGGAGGDQKQVELRMMWWGDQKRADLTNKAIELFEQKNPGITITGEFGPSDGYFDKLNTQLASGTAPDIFFLGGNVVDYANKGVLLDLGSYKDKELNLSDMDTTMVEYGTIGGKLVHISAGANARGIVINKTMFEKGGVEVPQDGWNWDDYSRISKEISDKLGKGYYGTYNFTTDSLDIYLKQNGKQLYDMANNKLGFEEADLLPWFQFWDKASKAGGVVTPDLQVSNPPTDASKSLILTGKVAMTLLPSNMLASFQSTTKDELTMVQVPRGPKGTGVVFESSQGISGYGKTEHPAEVAKFMNFWINDPEAAKILGSNRGVPVTASSRAALEADATAADKIVYDFTSRVSEANKKEPFAISYNPPGNAEFIKLSDNTVQKIGFGKESVEKAVAEFYSGTVKIFNSNNDS
- a CDS encoding carbohydrate ABC transporter permease; translation: MLTFRRYSGSGLRHLLIIAIGLAMLYPVLWLLASSFKPNQDIFTDTGLWPSTWTLDNYRNGWRGFQGITFARFFGNSALVSVLAVLGNIITCSFAAYAFARLEFRFKKIWFAMMLVTIMLPYHVTLVPQYIIFSELHWINTYLPLFLPKWLAHDSFFILLMVQFIRGIPKELDESATIDGCSQQKLYFRIIMPLLLPALITTAIFTFIWTWDDFFSQMIYLSDIKLFTVQLGIRALFDPSGTSDWGALMAISVLSLIPITLIFLVFQRYFLDGIATTGLK